The following are encoded together in the Arcticibacterium luteifluviistationis genome:
- a CDS encoding YgiQ family radical SAM protein, which translates to MIKVRERPVTHWLPITMKEVEMRGWDEVDVVLVSGDAYVDHPSFGTAVIGRIIESEGFRVAIIPQPNWQDDLRDFKKFGKPKYFFGVTAGCMDSMVNHYTANKRRRSDDSYTPGGEAGFRPDYATTVYTKILKELYPDVPVLIGGIEASLRRVTHYDYWADKLFPSILADSGADMLVYGMGEQPLRDILKLVQKGVPLGSIKDVNQISYLEDTTGEVRSYKGWNTIELSSHEACLEDKIKYASNFKLVEVESNKWQANRLTQKIGGKTLVINPPFVTMNEQEMDKSFDMPYTRQPHPKYKKRGPIPAYEMIKFSVNMHRGCFGGCSFCTISAHQGKFIASRSQESIMKEVDELVKLPDFKGYISDLGGPSANMYRMKGKDEAICGRCQAPSCIHPVICSNLDTSHNPLTEIYKKVDEHPEVKKAFVGSGIRYDLLVDDFNKNNEDGNHDEYMEQLVTRHVSGRLKVAPEHTADNTLKVMRKPSFKHFRKFKDKYDAIQEKHGLKQPLIPYFISSHPGCEEADMANLAAETKDMGFKLEQVQDFTPTPMTVATVIYYSGVHPYTLQPIKTVKTREEKQTQNKYFFWWKNDMRGWIKSRLNKLGRPDLAKQLLAHPVKAERKEFSEGKPSKFKKNKAASQNNITQSEAPRKKKNFKKKKGWA; encoded by the coding sequence ATGATAAAAGTAAGAGAAAGACCTGTGACGCATTGGCTACCTATCACCATGAAGGAAGTGGAGATGCGTGGATGGGATGAAGTGGATGTGGTTTTAGTTTCTGGTGATGCTTATGTGGATCACCCTTCTTTTGGAACAGCAGTTATCGGTCGTATTATAGAAAGCGAAGGATTTAGGGTAGCCATTATCCCTCAGCCAAACTGGCAAGATGACCTTCGTGATTTTAAAAAGTTTGGTAAGCCAAAATACTTTTTTGGTGTAACAGCTGGCTGTATGGATTCTATGGTGAATCATTATACGGCCAATAAACGCAGACGTTCAGACGACAGTTATACACCTGGTGGCGAGGCTGGTTTTAGGCCGGATTATGCTACCACGGTTTACACTAAAATATTGAAAGAACTCTATCCTGATGTACCTGTTTTGATAGGAGGAATAGAGGCTTCGCTGCGTAGAGTGACACATTATGATTACTGGGCAGATAAGCTTTTTCCAAGTATTTTGGCTGACTCAGGTGCCGATATGTTGGTATACGGAATGGGTGAGCAGCCTTTAAGAGATATTTTGAAATTGGTACAGAAAGGAGTGCCCTTAGGAAGTATAAAAGACGTTAATCAAATTTCATATTTAGAAGATACAACCGGAGAGGTTAGGTCTTACAAAGGCTGGAATACTATAGAGCTTTCAAGTCACGAAGCTTGCTTGGAAGACAAAATCAAATATGCCTCTAACTTTAAGTTGGTGGAGGTGGAGTCGAATAAGTGGCAGGCGAACAGGTTGACCCAAAAGATAGGTGGGAAAACCTTGGTAATTAATCCGCCCTTTGTGACCATGAATGAGCAAGAGATGGATAAGTCTTTTGACATGCCCTACACCAGGCAGCCACATCCGAAATACAAGAAAAGAGGGCCAATACCTGCATACGAAATGATTAAGTTTTCGGTGAATATGCACCGAGGCTGTTTTGGAGGCTGTAGTTTTTGTACTATTTCTGCACATCAAGGTAAGTTTATTGCATCGCGTTCGCAGGAGTCTATCATGAAAGAGGTGGACGAGCTTGTAAAGTTGCCAGATTTTAAAGGTTACATTTCAGACCTAGGAGGGCCATCTGCAAATATGTACCGTATGAAAGGTAAGGATGAAGCCATTTGTGGTAGATGCCAAGCTCCTAGTTGTATTCACCCTGTGATTTGTTCAAATCTTGATACTTCTCATAATCCTTTAACAGAAATCTATAAAAAGGTAGATGAGCACCCAGAGGTCAAAAAGGCTTTTGTGGGTTCAGGAATTCGTTATGATTTATTGGTAGATGATTTCAATAAAAACAACGAAGACGGCAACCATGACGAATACATGGAGCAGCTGGTTACACGTCACGTTTCTGGTAGGTTAAAGGTGGCTCCTGAACATACCGCAGACAATACTCTGAAGGTAATGCGTAAGCCTTCCTTTAAGCACTTTAGGAAATTTAAAGATAAGTATGACGCCATTCAAGAAAAGCATGGCTTAAAGCAGCCACTTATTCCTTATTTCATTAGTTCTCACCCAGGCTGTGAAGAGGCCGATATGGCAAACCTTGCGGCAGAAACCAAAGACATGGGTTTCAAGCTGGAACAAGTACAAGACTTTACACCTACTCCAATGACCGTGGCAACGGTTATTTATTACTCTGGGGTGCATCCGTATACTTTACAGCCTATTAAAACGGTAAAGACAAGAGAAGAAAAACAGACACAAAACAAGTATTTTTTCTGGTGGAAAAATGACATGAGAGGCTGGATAAAAAGTAGGTTGAATAAATTAGGTAGACCTGATTTAGCCAAACAACTTTTAGCTCATCCTGTTAAAGCAGAGCGTAAAGAGTTTTCTGAGGGAAAACCTTCAAAATTTAAGAAGAACAAGGCCGCCAGTCAAAATAATATTACTCAAAGCGAAGCTCCTAGGAAAAAGAAGAACTTCAAGAAGAAGAAAGGCTGGGCGTAG
- a CDS encoding DUF5686 and carboxypeptidase regulatory-like domain-containing protein — protein sequence MRALLSCLLFLGAFGLQAQTFYKLRGYVYSEDNQPLPGANIRVYDSQTGTQANAEGQFEINLEQGLHRIGVSYIGYTSEFLEFVIEEDNVKNIFLKADTSMLNEVVVNVKKKDFSYEVVRNVIENKEKYLNQYQNYRCNTYVKSLEEPVNIKAPKPSKDDDPFKNDSIPQKNYFEANITRYAAPPNKLKEERTAVKKIGEQETLYFTSTTDGEFDLYQNLQQVKRLSENSFVSPISPLGFASYKYKLEDTFYDDGKLVYKISVKPKQTGNALYEGKIEVIDQLWVLKNVDLKLSKKSLIIYDEFAFKQAYENIDGKWVISSERFEWKLKEAGQIKTGVTTVSQSDFVFDSIYAKNFFGPELAKTTQEAYKRDSTFWDSIRPEPLSREERDVVKKQEAYDLRVNSKDYLDSIDAVYNKVTFLKVAWSGVGHVNRAKKTNWEFGSIPSLINVVAIGGWRMQYNINYLKRFENRKRIKVTPYLNYGFLNRDLRGQLTVDYLYNPVKQSSLFLNIGQGFDVINGSATISDIIKRNNFYINTGLNLGHRTELFNGFYFNTDIQVNKREDFGDFKFSRLGDELFDENDPQVFPNSTILKTNFKIDYTPKQLYISEPNEKIVLGSKFPTFSLQYKRAFQLDNELKKAFTNIEFNIAQYFNVGILGTSEYKISIGKFLDTTKVAPMDYKYQRGGDPIWFSPSMSTYQLIPQTFSTFGWVFESHYEHQFNGFLTSKIPLINKTGINTTVGAGLLYVPEQNYQYSELYAGINRVFKLGKARFRLGAYYVTSQSNQFGFDSGFKFSLEPYNRNKNTWSF from the coding sequence ATGCGGGCACTTTTATCCTGTTTACTATTTCTTGGTGCATTTGGTCTTCAGGCTCAAACCTTTTACAAACTCAGAGGCTACGTTTATTCCGAAGATAATCAGCCTCTTCCTGGTGCCAATATCCGTGTATACGACTCCCAAACAGGAACGCAGGCAAACGCCGAAGGTCAATTTGAAATCAATCTAGAGCAAGGCCTACACCGCATTGGCGTGTCCTACATTGGTTATACCAGTGAATTTCTTGAGTTCGTTATTGAGGAAGATAACGTCAAGAATATCTTTCTGAAGGCCGACACCTCTATGCTTAATGAGGTAGTAGTAAATGTCAAAAAGAAAGATTTTAGCTATGAGGTAGTTAGGAATGTTATTGAAAACAAAGAAAAGTACCTCAACCAATATCAAAACTACCGCTGTAACACCTACGTCAAATCTCTGGAAGAGCCTGTCAATATAAAAGCTCCGAAACCAAGCAAAGACGACGACCCATTCAAAAACGATAGCATTCCACAGAAAAATTATTTTGAAGCCAATATTACTCGATACGCCGCTCCTCCAAATAAACTAAAAGAAGAGCGAACGGCCGTTAAAAAAATAGGCGAACAAGAAACTTTGTATTTCACCTCCACCACCGATGGAGAATTTGACCTTTATCAAAACCTACAACAAGTAAAAAGACTAAGTGAGAACTCCTTTGTCTCGCCTATTAGTCCGCTAGGTTTTGCATCATATAAATACAAGCTAGAAGACACCTTTTACGATGACGGAAAACTGGTTTATAAAATTTCAGTCAAACCAAAGCAAACCGGAAATGCTCTTTATGAAGGTAAAATTGAGGTTATTGATCAATTGTGGGTTCTTAAAAACGTTGACTTAAAACTTTCAAAAAAGTCGCTTATCATTTATGATGAATTTGCCTTCAAACAAGCTTATGAAAACATTGACGGGAAGTGGGTCATAAGTTCAGAACGATTTGAATGGAAGCTTAAAGAAGCAGGGCAAATAAAAACAGGAGTTACCACCGTTAGCCAGTCTGACTTTGTTTTTGACAGCATTTACGCCAAAAACTTCTTTGGCCCCGAACTAGCCAAAACTACGCAAGAAGCATACAAAAGAGATTCTACCTTTTGGGACAGCATAAGACCAGAACCCTTATCAAGAGAAGAGCGAGACGTGGTCAAAAAACAAGAAGCCTACGACCTCCGTGTTAACTCAAAAGATTACCTTGATTCTATAGATGCTGTTTATAATAAGGTTACGTTTTTAAAAGTAGCTTGGAGTGGCGTAGGTCATGTTAATAGAGCCAAGAAAACTAATTGGGAGTTTGGTTCTATTCCTTCGTTGATTAACGTTGTGGCTATTGGTGGCTGGCGTATGCAGTATAATATCAACTACCTAAAACGCTTTGAAAACCGTAAACGAATCAAGGTTACCCCCTACCTTAACTACGGTTTTCTTAACCGTGATTTAAGGGGGCAACTTACCGTAGACTATCTCTATAATCCTGTTAAACAATCAAGTCTTTTCCTAAACATCGGTCAGGGTTTTGATGTCATTAATGGAAGTGCCACCATTTCCGACATTATCAAAAGAAACAACTTTTACATAAACACCGGTCTAAACCTTGGCCATAGAACAGAGCTTTTTAACGGTTTTTATTTTAACACAGATATTCAGGTAAACAAACGAGAGGACTTTGGCGATTTTAAGTTTTCTAGGCTTGGTGATGAACTTTTTGACGAAAACGACCCGCAGGTTTTCCCAAACAGCACCATTCTGAAAACAAATTTCAAGATAGACTATACGCCAAAACAGCTCTACATTTCAGAACCCAATGAAAAGATAGTTTTAGGCTCTAAATTTCCAACGTTCAGTTTGCAGTACAAGCGAGCATTTCAATTAGACAATGAGCTCAAAAAAGCTTTTACTAACATAGAGTTTAATATCGCTCAATATTTTAATGTGGGGATACTCGGCACTTCGGAATACAAAATCAGTATTGGTAAGTTTTTAGATACCACCAAGGTTGCTCCCATGGATTATAAATATCAAAGAGGTGGTGACCCCATTTGGTTTTCGCCTAGTATGTCTACCTATCAACTCATTCCTCAAACATTTAGCACTTTCGGTTGGGTATTTGAATCACATTATGAACATCAGTTTAATGGCTTTTTGACCAGCAAAATCCCACTCATTAATAAAACTGGCATTAATACTACCGTAGGAGCGGGTCTGCTTTATGTACCTGAGCAAAACTACCAATACTCCGAGCTTTATGCTGGCATAAATAGAGTTTTTAAACTAGGTAAAGCCAGATTTAGGCTTGGAGCGTATTATGTTACCTCACAGTCAAATCAATTTGGTTTTGACAGTGGTTTTAAGTTCTCTCTAGAGCCTTATAATAGAAATAAGAATACTTGGAGTTTTTGA
- a CDS encoding 1-deoxy-D-xylulose-5-phosphate reductoisomerase — protein sequence MQKRNIAILGSTGSIGSQALEVIEANSDLFQIEVLTAQNNADLLIKQAAKFKPNVVVIGNEELYDQVSNALDPLDIKVYAGQNALGAVVESDEVHMVLTALVGYAGLLPTIRAIKARKHIALANKETLVVAGELITQLAIENKVEILPVDSEHSAIFQCLVGENLNPIEKIVLTASGGPFRGKDRAFLETVTKEQALKHPNWEMGAKITIDSASLMNKGLEVIEAKWLFDLKSEQIEVIVHPQSIIHSLVQFEDGSMKAQMGLPDMKLPIQYAIGFPQRLKSDFPRFDFMDYPNLTFEKPDLETFRNLGFAFNALNQGGNMACIVNAANEIAVDAFLKDKIGFLQMSDLIENCMNNVSFVKKPSLDDYIETDKQTRVKALELI from the coding sequence ATGCAAAAAAGAAACATAGCCATATTAGGTTCTACTGGCTCTATTGGCTCTCAAGCCTTGGAGGTTATTGAAGCCAATTCTGATTTATTTCAAATAGAAGTACTAACCGCTCAAAACAATGCGGATTTACTTATAAAACAAGCCGCCAAGTTTAAACCAAACGTGGTGGTCATAGGAAACGAAGAGCTTTACGACCAAGTTTCAAACGCTCTTGACCCTTTAGACATAAAAGTTTATGCAGGTCAAAATGCTCTTGGAGCTGTGGTGGAATCTGACGAAGTACATATGGTGCTAACAGCACTAGTGGGTTACGCAGGTTTACTTCCTACTATCAGAGCCATAAAAGCAAGAAAGCATATCGCCCTTGCCAATAAAGAAACCTTGGTGGTGGCTGGTGAATTAATTACACAGTTGGCTATTGAAAATAAGGTTGAAATTTTACCCGTTGATTCTGAGCACTCTGCTATTTTTCAATGTTTAGTGGGTGAAAACTTAAACCCTATTGAAAAAATTGTATTGACTGCTTCTGGCGGACCGTTTAGAGGAAAAGACAGAGCATTCTTAGAAACCGTCACAAAAGAACAAGCCCTCAAGCATCCAAACTGGGAAATGGGAGCCAAAATCACCATTGACTCTGCTTCCTTAATGAACAAGGGTTTGGAGGTTATTGAGGCAAAATGGCTGTTTGACTTAAAGTCGGAACAGATAGAAGTCATCGTGCACCCACAAAGTATTATCCACTCCTTGGTACAGTTTGAAGATGGAAGTATGAAAGCTCAAATGGGCTTGCCAGACATGAAACTTCCTATTCAATATGCCATAGGTTTTCCACAACGATTAAAGTCTGACTTCCCAAGGTTTGACTTTATGGATTACCCAAACTTAACTTTCGAAAAACCTGATTTAGAAACTTTTAGAAATCTTGGCTTTGCTTTTAATGCCCTTAATCAAGGCGGAAATATGGCCTGTATCGTGAACGCAGCTAATGAAATTGCTGTTGATGCTTTTCTTAAAGACAAAATTGGTTTCCTTCAAATGTCTGATTTGATAGAAAACTGCATGAACAATGTGTCCTTTGTGAAAAAACCGAGTTTGGATGATTATATTGAAACTGACAAACAAACTCGTGTAAAAGCCCTTG
- a CDS encoding PQQ-dependent sugar dehydrogenase, producing MKTLFLLISSVFYFAPSCSDSTQKNIDLDSNEELKMVVAFDNLEFTRPVDFQSPKDGTNRIFVVEQEGIISVFENKPEVKEKSIFLDISDQVDDESNEEGLLGLAFHPKFKENGFFYLNYTVSSSETYISRFTVDSSNPSKANPNSELILLKYDQPYGNHNGGQVIFGPDGFLYISVGDGGSGGDPKGNGQNAGTLLGSILRIDVDKPENGKNYGIPQDNPFVNSTSKRKEIFAYGLRNPWRISFDTETGRLWCADVGQNAYEEVDIIIKGGNYGWNEMEGLHTYKSGSNSPDYIAPVLEIAQSTGDKSITGGFAYRGTLLPTLVGKYIFADYVSGRIYALSENADGTFTNEILMDQYQNISAFGIDQDNELYICAFDGKIYTLEQ from the coding sequence ATGAAAACATTATTCCTTTTAATTTCTAGCGTTTTTTATTTCGCTCCATCCTGTTCAGACTCTACTCAAAAAAACATTGATCTCGACTCTAACGAGGAGTTGAAAATGGTCGTAGCTTTTGATAATCTAGAATTCACAAGACCCGTAGATTTCCAGTCACCTAAAGATGGCACTAACAGAATTTTTGTGGTGGAACAAGAGGGCATTATTTCTGTTTTTGAAAACAAACCTGAAGTTAAAGAAAAAAGTATTTTTCTAGACATCTCCGACCAAGTTGACGATGAGAGTAACGAAGAGGGATTACTTGGCTTAGCCTTTCATCCTAAATTTAAAGAAAATGGTTTTTTCTACCTTAATTATACTGTTTCCAGTAGTGAAACCTATATTTCAAGGTTTACCGTTGATTCGTCAAATCCAAGCAAAGCGAACCCTAATAGTGAATTAATTCTTTTAAAATATGACCAACCTTATGGAAATCATAATGGCGGTCAAGTCATTTTTGGACCAGATGGCTTTCTTTATATTTCAGTAGGTGATGGTGGTTCTGGTGGCGACCCAAAAGGAAATGGTCAAAATGCAGGAACGCTTTTAGGTTCTATTTTAAGAATTGATGTGGATAAACCAGAAAATGGAAAAAACTATGGTATTCCTCAAGACAATCCATTCGTAAATAGTACAAGCAAAAGAAAAGAAATTTTTGCCTACGGCTTAAGAAACCCTTGGCGTATAAGTTTTGATACTGAAACAGGCAGACTTTGGTGTGCTGATGTGGGGCAAAATGCTTACGAAGAAGTAGACATTATTATTAAAGGTGGAAACTATGGCTGGAATGAAATGGAAGGCTTACACACCTATAAATCTGGTAGCAACTCTCCTGATTATATTGCTCCAGTATTAGAAATAGCACAAAGCACTGGCGACAAATCCATCACAGGAGGTTTTGCATATAGAGGAACGCTTCTACCCACTTTAGTTGGCAAATACATTTTCGCTGATTATGTCTCTGGCAGAATTTACGCCTTATCAGAAAATGCTGATGGCACTTTCACCAATGAGATTTTGATGGACCAATACCAGAACATTTCAGCTTTTGGAATAGACCAAGATAACGAACTTTATATCTGTGCTTTTGACGGAAAAATTTATACGCTTGAACAATAA